From a region of the Agrobacterium tumefaciens genome:
- a CDS encoding response regulator transcription factor, with translation MIDERKNRQPTIVVIDDDHGVREALKGLFESVGLSAETHGSVKEFLAADDPEKAGCIVLDIRLPGQGGLEFQEALAKSDFPRSVVLISAHVDVPMAVRAMKAGAIDVLSKPVREQDLLEAVNRAIANDAARREERTARASSQARYLTLTDRERQIMKLVITGKLNKQIAAELQLAEPTVKLHRGHMMRKMKATSVAHLVKISDVLL, from the coding sequence TTGATCGATGAAAGGAAGAATAGGCAGCCCACCATCGTCGTCATCGACGACGATCATGGTGTCCGTGAAGCGCTAAAGGGACTTTTTGAGTCCGTTGGGCTTAGCGCCGAGACCCACGGTTCCGTCAAGGAGTTCCTGGCTGCAGACGATCCCGAAAAGGCCGGATGTATCGTCCTCGACATCCGCCTTCCCGGCCAAGGCGGACTGGAGTTTCAGGAGGCGTTGGCGAAAAGCGATTTTCCTCGTTCCGTCGTCTTGATTAGCGCTCATGTCGATGTGCCCATGGCGGTTCGCGCAATGAAGGCGGGGGCAATCGACGTTCTCAGCAAGCCGGTCCGTGAGCAGGATCTGTTGGAAGCCGTCAACCGTGCGATCGCCAATGATGCCGCCCGCCGAGAGGAAAGAACCGCGAGAGCCAGCAGTCAAGCGAGATACCTCACCCTGACCGACCGTGAACGACAGATCATGAAACTGGTTATCACAGGTAAACTGAACAAGCAGATTGCGGCAGAGCTACAGCTTGCAGAGCCGACGGTAAAGCTTCACAGGGGCCACATGATGCGGAAGATGAAGGCAACGTCGGTCGCTCATCTGGTCAAGATTTCCGACGTCCTTCTGTAA
- a CDS encoding ABC transporter ATP-binding protein, translating to MLRRFFAYYRPYRGLFILDFSCAVLSGVLELGFPMAVKAFVDVLLPGGEWGIIIAASIGLLMIYVLNTGLMATVTYWGHMLGINIETDMRRLAFDHLQKLSFRYFDNQKTGHLVGRLTKDLEEIGEVAHHGPEDLFIAIMTFIGAFLLMLSVNVPLALITAAVVPVTAWVTSRYGGRMTNNFRQLYGRIGAFNARIEENVGGMRVVQAFANEDHERALFEKDNQKYRQTKLNAYKIMAASTSLSYMSMRLTQMIVMICGAYFVLNGSLTEGGFVGFLLLVGVFFRPVEKINSVIETYPKGIAGFRRFTELMDTAPDIVDAPGAVEAPAFRGAIEYRGVDFAYAEGKQVLRNIDLKIRAGETVAFVGPSGAGKTTLCSLLPRFYDVTGGAITIDGIDIREMKLASLRAQIGIVQQDVFLFGGSIRENIEYGRLGASDADIMDAARRARLDGVIEAMPNGLDTIIGERGVKLSGGQKQRLAIARMFLKNPPILILDEATSALDTETERAIQQSLTELAKGRTTLVIAHRLATIRDASRIVVVDQTGIAETGDHAELLAAKGHYSRLHDAQFGAHLPA from the coding sequence ATGCTACGCCGTTTCTTTGCTTATTATCGCCCTTACAGGGGTCTGTTCATCCTCGATTTCTCGTGCGCGGTTCTGTCCGGCGTACTCGAACTCGGCTTTCCGATGGCCGTGAAAGCGTTCGTCGACGTGCTTTTGCCGGGCGGCGAATGGGGGATCATCATTGCGGCATCGATCGGCCTGCTGATGATCTACGTGCTGAACACCGGCCTGATGGCGACGGTCACCTACTGGGGACACATGCTCGGCATCAATATCGAAACCGATATGCGCCGGCTTGCCTTCGATCATCTGCAAAAACTGTCCTTCCGTTACTTCGATAACCAGAAGACCGGCCATCTCGTCGGGCGCCTGACGAAAGATCTGGAAGAAATCGGCGAGGTGGCGCATCACGGTCCGGAAGACCTGTTCATCGCCATCATGACCTTTATCGGCGCGTTCCTGCTGATGCTGTCGGTCAATGTGCCGCTGGCGCTGATCACGGCTGCCGTGGTGCCTGTAACGGCCTGGGTGACCAGTCGTTACGGTGGTCGCATGACCAACAACTTCCGTCAGCTTTACGGCCGGATCGGTGCCTTCAACGCCCGTATCGAGGAAAATGTCGGCGGCATGCGTGTGGTTCAGGCTTTTGCCAACGAAGATCACGAGCGCGCGCTGTTCGAGAAGGACAACCAGAAATACCGCCAGACGAAGCTCAATGCTTACAAGATCATGGCGGCCAGCACCTCGCTCAGCTACATGAGCATGCGTCTGACGCAGATGATCGTGATGATCTGCGGCGCCTATTTCGTGCTGAACGGCAGCCTGACAGAAGGCGGTTTTGTCGGATTCCTGCTTCTGGTCGGCGTGTTCTTCCGCCCGGTCGAAAAGATCAACTCGGTCATCGAAACCTATCCCAAGGGCATTGCCGGTTTCCGCCGCTTTACCGAGCTGATGGATACGGCCCCCGATATCGTCGATGCGCCCGGTGCAGTCGAAGCTCCGGCATTCCGCGGCGCGATCGAATATCGCGGCGTCGATTTCGCCTATGCTGAAGGCAAGCAGGTTCTGCGCAATATCGACCTGAAGATCAGGGCCGGCGAAACGGTTGCCTTTGTTGGTCCGTCCGGCGCCGGCAAGACCACGCTCTGCTCGCTGCTGCCGCGCTTTTACGATGTTACCGGTGGTGCGATCACCATCGATGGCATCGACATTCGCGAGATGAAGCTTGCTTCGCTGCGCGCCCAGATTGGTATCGTGCAGCAGGATGTTTTCCTGTTTGGTGGCTCGATCCGCGAGAACATCGAATATGGCCGCCTCGGTGCGTCTGATGCCGATATCATGGATGCGGCGCGTCGTGCGCGGCTTGATGGCGTGATCGAGGCGATGCCGAACGGTCTCGACACCATCATCGGCGAACGTGGCGTCAAGTTGTCAGGTGGTCAGAAGCAGCGTCTTGCCATTGCCCGCATGTTCCTGAAAAATCCGCCGATCCTCATCCTCGACGAGGCGACCTCGGCGCTCGATACCGAAACGGAACGGGCAATCCAGCAATCGCTGACGGAACTGGCCAAGGGCCGCACGACGCTCGTCATCGCTCACCGTCTGGCAACGATCCGCGATGCCTCGCGCATTGTGGTGGTGGATCAGACCGGCATTGCCGAGACCGGCGATCACGCCGAACTCCTTGCCGCGAAAGGCCACTACAGCCGTCTGCACGACGCCCAGTTCGGCGCACATCTTCCGGCCTGA
- a CDS encoding DUF2336 domain-containing protein — protein sequence MVAHSYVEARVIVQAFLRWSERAGSSERAKAAKMLGRAYLQSEMAREQRDAAYMAMTYLLDDPSPRVRLALAEALADDADAPRAILVSLAEDQPEIACTVIARSPVLGDGDLVDLAGRGDSVTRSFIAARPELSRGVCAALAEIGDLPETIILLENAASPITPFSLRRIAERHGDNADIRDLLLQRDNLSADARHLLMERVSEALAGSALVHNFIPRSRVENILREAADSGTILIAAAVSPRELPDLVEHLRLKEELTPALLVHAISSGKLEFFTAAMVNLSGLDERKVRSMLATARPHALKALFQSVGLFGDVAAVFIKATLLWRSAAQSHLPDAVISVSGELLAHFCDADGSETFLDLLHAIRRLAVAEQRQKARHYARTVTVEAA from the coding sequence ATGGTGGCGCACAGTTACGTCGAGGCTCGGGTGATCGTACAGGCATTTCTTCGCTGGTCTGAAAGAGCCGGTTCGAGCGAGCGGGCGAAAGCTGCCAAGATGCTTGGCCGGGCTTATCTGCAGTCGGAGATGGCACGCGAACAGCGCGACGCCGCCTATATGGCGATGACCTATCTCCTTGATGATCCGTCGCCGCGTGTCAGGCTGGCACTGGCTGAAGCTTTGGCCGATGATGCCGACGCGCCGCGCGCCATTCTCGTTTCGCTGGCAGAAGACCAGCCGGAAATTGCCTGCACGGTGATTGCCCGCTCTCCGGTTCTGGGAGACGGTGATCTGGTGGATCTCGCCGGGCGAGGCGACAGCGTGACGCGCTCGTTCATCGCGGCGCGCCCGGAACTGTCGCGCGGTGTCTGTGCGGCTCTTGCCGAAATCGGCGATCTGCCTGAGACGATCATCCTTCTGGAAAATGCCGCGTCGCCGATCACGCCGTTTTCACTGCGCCGCATCGCCGAGCGCCATGGCGATAACGCCGACATACGCGACCTGCTGCTGCAACGGGACAATCTGTCTGCTGATGCCCGTCACCTGTTGATGGAGCGCGTCAGCGAGGCTCTGGCGGGCTCTGCGCTGGTCCACAACTTCATTCCCCGCAGCCGCGTGGAAAACATTCTCCGCGAAGCGGCAGATTCCGGCACGATCCTCATTGCGGCCGCCGTTTCGCCACGCGAATTGCCCGATCTGGTCGAACATCTGCGTTTGAAAGAAGAGCTGACGCCGGCGCTGCTTGTGCACGCGATCTCCTCCGGCAAGCTTGAATTCTTTACCGCGGCCATGGTCAATCTCTCGGGGCTCGATGAGCGCAAGGTCCGCTCGATGCTGGCAACGGCGCGTCCCCATGCGCTGAAGGCACTGTTCCAGTCGGTCGGTCTGTTCGGCGATGTCGCCGCCGTCTTCATCAAGGCGACACTGTTGTGGCGCAGTGCTGCGCAGTCGCATCTGCCCGATGCCGTGATCTCGGTTTCCGGGGAGTTGCTGGCGCATTTCTGTGACGCGGACGGGTCCGAGACGTTCCTCGATCTGCTGCACGCCATTCGCAGGCTGGCCGTTGCCGAGCAGCGCCAGAAGGCCAGACACTATGCGCGCACCGTGACCGTGGAAGCGGCCTGA
- a CDS encoding flavin reductase family protein, which translates to MFYTTDTNQHGLPHDPFKAIVAPRPIGWIGSKGRDGHLNLSPYSFFNAISDRPKLVMFSSSGRKDSLRNVEETGVFTANLVSRHLVDKMNASSAPVAYEVDEFQLAGLTAVDGRVVDAPYVGEAFAVLECRVTEIMQLKDVEGEPSDSWMVIGQVMAIHIDEAIIRDGRIDMGLARPVARMGYMDYSDGGSDVFQLERPKAKA; encoded by the coding sequence ATGTTCTACACCACCGATACCAATCAGCACGGCCTGCCACATGATCCGTTCAAGGCGATTGTGGCGCCACGGCCGATTGGCTGGATAGGTTCGAAAGGCCGTGACGGCCATCTCAACCTTTCGCCTTACTCCTTCTTCAACGCCATATCCGACCGACCGAAGCTGGTGATGTTTTCCTCAAGCGGCCGCAAGGACAGCTTGCGGAACGTTGAAGAAACGGGCGTTTTCACCGCCAATCTCGTCAGTCGCCACCTGGTCGACAAGATGAACGCGTCGTCCGCGCCCGTTGCCTACGAGGTGGACGAGTTTCAGCTTGCGGGCCTGACGGCCGTGGACGGCCGCGTGGTGGATGCGCCCTATGTCGGGGAGGCCTTTGCCGTGCTCGAGTGCCGGGTGACGGAGATCATGCAGCTCAAGGATGTGGAGGGCGAACCTTCCGATTCCTGGATGGTGATCGGTCAGGTCATGGCGATCCACATCGATGAGGCTATCATTCGCGATGGCCGGATCGACATGGGTCTGGCGCGGCCTGTCGCCCGCATGGGATACATGGATTATTCCGACGGCGGCAGCGACGTTTTCCAGTTGGAGCGTCCCAAGGCGAAGGCCTGA
- a CDS encoding nitroreductase, translating to MTTDIKLLDYLKVRRSTPALQLSEPGPEKAEIEDILRLAVRVPDHGKLAPWRFIVYRGAERERLGEAALRIALEKNPELGEEQQNVERSRFLRAPVVIAIVSTAQPHFKIPEWEQVMSAGAVCLNLLMSANAHGYAANWLTEWLAFDEALWPELGIKSGEKVAGFMYIGSTTFPPVERPRPELADVVTWVGGPEDGNA from the coding sequence ATGACGACCGACATCAAGCTTCTCGACTACCTCAAGGTCCGCCGCTCTACACCCGCTCTGCAACTGTCGGAGCCCGGCCCCGAAAAGGCCGAGATCGAAGATATTCTGCGCCTTGCCGTTCGCGTGCCCGATCATGGCAAACTGGCCCCCTGGCGCTTTATCGTCTATCGCGGCGCCGAGCGTGAGCGTCTCGGTGAAGCGGCGCTGAGGATTGCGCTTGAAAAGAACCCCGAGCTTGGCGAAGAGCAGCAGAATGTGGAGCGCAGCCGCTTTTTGCGTGCGCCCGTCGTGATTGCCATCGTCAGCACGGCGCAGCCGCATTTCAAGATTCCGGAATGGGAACAGGTCATGTCCGCCGGTGCCGTGTGCCTTAACCTTCTCATGTCCGCCAACGCGCATGGTTATGCCGCGAACTGGTTGACGGAATGGCTGGCGTTCGACGAAGCGCTTTGGCCGGAACTCGGCATCAAGAGCGGCGAGAAGGTCGCCGGCTTCATGTATATCGGCTCCACGACATTCCCGCCGGTCGAACGTCCCCGCCCGGAACTTGCCGATGTCGTTACCTGGGTTGGTGGTCCTGAAGACGGGAACGCGTGA
- the thrS gene encoding threonine--tRNA ligase, whose amino-acid sequence MSESVSLTFPDGSVRSYPAGATGRDVAESISKSLAKKAVAIALDGTVRDLSDTVTDGKIEIVTREDGRALELIRHDAAHVMAEAVQELWPGTQVTIGPVIENGFYYDFAKNEPFTPDDLPKIEKRMKEIIQRNKPFTREIWSRDKAKEVFAAKGENYKVELVDAIPEGQDLKIYYQGDWFDLCRGPHMASTGQIGTAFKLMKVAGAYWRGDSNNPMLTRIYGTAWATQEELDNYLHILAEAEKRDHRRLGREMDLFHFQEEGPGVVFWHGKGWRMFQTLTAYMRRRLANTYQEVNAPQVLDKSLWETSGHWGWYQENMFAVKSAHAFTHPDDEEADQRVFALKPMNCPGHVQIFKHGLKSYREMPVRLAEFGNVHRYEASGALHGLMRVRGFTQDDAHVFCTEEQMAAECLRINDLILSVYEDFGFSEVVVKLSTRPEKRVGSDDLWDRAESVMTDVLKTIEEQSEGRIKTGILPGEGAFYGPKFEYTLKDAIGREWQCGTTQVDFNLPERFGAFYIDHNSEKTQPVMIHRAICGSMERFLGILIENFAGHMPLWFAPLQVVVATITSDADDYGREVAEALREAGMAVETDFRNEKINYKIREHSVTKVPVIIVCGRKEAEERTVNIRRLGSQNQTSMTLDEAISSLVEEATPPDVKRKRAARKQVA is encoded by the coding sequence ATGTCTGAATCCGTTTCCCTTACATTTCCCGATGGTTCCGTGCGCAGCTACCCAGCTGGCGCGACCGGCCGTGATGTGGCCGAATCCATTTCCAAGTCGCTTGCAAAGAAGGCCGTCGCCATTGCGCTGGACGGCACCGTGCGCGACCTTTCCGACACCGTAACGGATGGCAAGATCGAGATCGTCACACGTGAAGACGGCCGTGCGCTCGAACTCATCCGTCACGATGCCGCTCACGTCATGGCCGAGGCCGTGCAGGAACTGTGGCCCGGCACGCAGGTGACGATTGGCCCGGTGATCGAAAACGGCTTCTATTACGACTTCGCCAAGAACGAACCCTTCACGCCCGACGATCTGCCGAAGATCGAAAAGCGGATGAAGGAGATCATTCAGCGCAACAAGCCGTTTACCCGCGAGATCTGGTCGCGTGACAAGGCCAAGGAAGTTTTTGCCGCCAAAGGCGAAAACTACAAGGTCGAACTCGTCGATGCGATCCCGGAAGGGCAGGACCTGAAGATCTATTATCAGGGCGACTGGTTCGATCTTTGCCGCGGTCCGCATATGGCCTCGACTGGCCAGATCGGCACGGCGTTCAAGCTGATGAAGGTTGCAGGCGCTTACTGGCGTGGCGACAGCAACAACCCGATGCTGACGCGCATCTACGGTACTGCCTGGGCAACACAGGAAGAACTGGACAACTACCTGCACATTCTTGCCGAGGCCGAAAAGCGCGACCACCGTCGCCTCGGCCGCGAAATGGACCTGTTCCATTTCCAGGAAGAAGGTCCGGGCGTGGTGTTCTGGCACGGCAAGGGCTGGCGTATGTTCCAGACCCTGACGGCCTACATGCGTCGTCGTCTGGCCAACACCTATCAGGAAGTCAACGCGCCGCAGGTGCTCGACAAGTCGCTGTGGGAAACCTCCGGTCACTGGGGCTGGTATCAGGAAAACATGTTCGCGGTAAAATCCGCCCATGCCTTTACCCATCCCGATGACGAGGAAGCCGATCAGCGCGTCTTCGCCCTGAAGCCGATGAACTGCCCCGGCCACGTGCAGATCTTCAAGCACGGCTTGAAATCCTATCGTGAAATGCCGGTCCGTCTGGCGGAGTTTGGCAATGTGCATCGTTACGAAGCATCGGGCGCTCTGCACGGTCTGATGCGCGTGCGTGGTTTCACGCAGGACGACGCGCACGTCTTCTGCACGGAAGAGCAGATGGCGGCGGAATGCCTGCGCATCAACGACCTGATCCTGTCGGTCTATGAGGACTTCGGCTTCAGCGAGGTTGTCGTGAAGCTCTCCACGCGTCCTGAAAAGCGCGTCGGCTCCGATGACCTGTGGGATCGCGCCGAAAGCGTGATGACGGATGTGCTCAAGACCATCGAGGAGCAGTCTGAAGGCCGCATCAAGACCGGCATCCTGCCGGGCGAGGGCGCTTTCTACGGTCCGAAGTTCGAATACACCCTGAAGGATGCCATCGGCCGTGAATGGCAGTGCGGCACGACGCAGGTTGACTTCAACCTGCCGGAACGTTTCGGCGCCTTCTATATCGACCATAACTCCGAAAAGACGCAGCCGGTAATGATCCACCGCGCCATTTGCGGCTCGATGGAGCGTTTCCTCGGCATCCTGATCGAGAACTTCGCTGGCCACATGCCGCTGTGGTTCGCGCCGCTTCAGGTCGTCGTCGCAACGATCACCTCGGATGCGGACGATTACGGCCGTGAAGTCGCCGAAGCTCTGCGTGAGGCAGGCATGGCGGTCGAAACCGACTTCCGCAATGAGAAGATCAACTACAAGATCCGCGAACACTCGGTTACGAAGGTTCCCGTCATCATCGTATGCGGTCGCAAGGAAGCGGAAGAGCGTACGGTCAACATTCGTCGTCTCGGTTCGCAGAACCAGACTTCGATGACGCTGGACGAAGCGATCTCAAGCCTGGTCGAAGAGGCGACACCGCCGGATGTAAAGCGCAAGCGCGCTGCCAGGAAACAGGTAGCATAA
- a CDS encoding DUF1697 domain-containing protein, protein MSDCTYVALLHSIVLGAGKRLTMADLRVMAEALGFAECRTLVATGNLVFRAPEATVRNIEDMLEQAFETRFGKHVDILVRSAHDWLRLVADNPFPYGNPPDVSVRVMREPLGNDVLGLLEKYRGREKLAVVGGDLWIDFCGKANESRLLSVLTTKKLGIGTTRNANTVNGISAMLRGRTC, encoded by the coding sequence ATGAGCGATTGCACTTATGTCGCTCTGCTGCACAGCATCGTGCTGGGTGCTGGCAAGCGGCTCACAATGGCTGATCTGCGGGTGATGGCTGAGGCGCTGGGATTTGCCGAGTGCAGAACGCTGGTCGCAACCGGCAATCTGGTCTTCCGCGCGCCTGAAGCTACTGTTCGCAATATCGAGGATATGCTTGAGCAGGCCTTCGAAACGCGTTTCGGAAAACATGTCGATATTCTGGTGCGTTCTGCCCACGACTGGCTGAGGCTTGTGGCGGACAATCCGTTTCCGTATGGCAATCCGCCGGATGTCTCCGTGCGGGTGATGCGGGAACCGCTGGGCAACGATGTTCTCGGATTGCTGGAAAAATATCGCGGGCGGGAAAAGCTCGCTGTCGTTGGTGGCGACCTGTGGATCGATTTCTGCGGCAAGGCAAACGAGAGCAGACTTCTGTCGGTCTTGACCACGAAAAAGCTCGGGATCGGAACGACTCGTAATGCCAATACGGTCAATGGAATTTCCGCCATGCTCCGTGGCAGAACCTGTTGA